The following proteins are co-located in the Wenzhouxiangella marina genome:
- a CDS encoding right-handed parallel beta-helix repeat-containing protein yields MRKVATFLVFYCLLGNALALEFIVTSTADSGPGSLREAIGLANLSPEEDQILLDVDSVILSGGGIEITAPVTVLGTRGRTVISGGGNAQIFRVLASAGSVVLEDLVLRDGTATGDPDFLCESPTSYGGAICANASVEIVNSIFETNQSESSGGALYVRQGNLVLSETIFRNNTAEAGGGGGAIHFVGYPVVFPGPSFELNITRSHFEGNSTLAGSGDGGALSLEGGLVEIRDSIFFGNAALNLVNPDFPEGGAISTSSSEVVFSNLIVESNEVSNGSGGGIAIGGGNALIRDTTVSNNVSDFAGGGIRANFNESLEIVNSTVSNNTSRLSSGGGIATNNAFSVDLYNSTVTENTSLVEGGAGGLSLTAAQPSFPVTSLVDIQSSILSGNMGSGPDFERNSFGFNRVLVDSRHNLLGSGLMPDDNDVVSLDPQLGPLQDNGCAVPAGFPGMARCVDTHLPLPTSPSLAVGLNPLNLPFDQRGAGFPRQIGSPSTIGALTVPSGFADETIPVSLLSSPALLAFLVLGLMLISGQEFVRRPAS; encoded by the coding sequence GTGAGAAAAGTTGCCACATTTTTGGTTTTCTACTGCCTGCTTGGGAATGCTCTGGCCCTGGAGTTCATCGTTACGTCGACCGCAGACTCCGGGCCGGGGAGCCTGCGGGAAGCGATTGGCCTGGCCAATCTGTCCCCGGAGGAAGATCAGATCCTTCTGGACGTGGACTCAGTGATACTTTCAGGAGGAGGTATCGAAATTACAGCACCCGTTACAGTGCTCGGCACGCGGGGCAGGACGGTGATTAGCGGGGGTGGTAACGCCCAGATTTTTCGGGTCCTCGCTTCGGCGGGATCCGTAGTGCTAGAGGATCTTGTTCTTCGAGATGGTACCGCCACAGGTGATCCAGATTTTCTCTGCGAATCCCCTACATCCTATGGCGGTGCAATCTGCGCAAATGCCAGTGTCGAGATCGTCAATTCGATTTTCGAGACTAACCAGAGCGAGTCCTCTGGTGGTGCTCTCTACGTCCGGCAGGGCAATCTCGTTCTCTCGGAGACGATTTTCCGCAACAATACAGCGGAAGCTGGTGGTGGCGGAGGGGCGATTCATTTTGTGGGCTACCCGGTTGTTTTCCCCGGTCCATCCTTCGAACTCAACATTACCCGTTCCCATTTCGAGGGCAATTCCACTCTGGCCGGCAGTGGGGATGGCGGAGCATTGTCGCTCGAGGGTGGTTTAGTTGAAATTCGTGACTCGATTTTTTTTGGTAACGCAGCGCTCAACCTGGTCAACCCTGATTTTCCTGAAGGTGGTGCCATCAGCACCTCTAGTTCCGAGGTGGTGTTTTCCAATCTAATTGTGGAGTCTAACGAGGTATCCAATGGCTCAGGAGGCGGAATCGCGATTGGTGGGGGCAATGCGCTCATTCGCGACACAACGGTTTCCAACAACGTTTCGGATTTTGCCGGGGGTGGCATCAGAGCGAATTTCAATGAATCCCTAGAGATCGTCAACTCCACCGTTTCGAACAATACGAGTCGCCTGAGCTCGGGCGGCGGTATTGCAACAAACAATGCTTTCAGCGTGGATCTGTACAACTCGACAGTGACCGAGAATACGAGCCTTGTAGAAGGTGGCGCAGGGGGGCTCAGTCTGACTGCGGCTCAACCTAGCTTCCCTGTGACATCCCTCGTCGATATTCAGAGTTCGATCCTGTCCGGGAATATGGGTAGCGGCCCGGATTTCGAGCGCAATTCATTCGGTTTCAATCGGGTTCTCGTCGATAGCCGTCACAACCTGCTCGGCAGCGGACTGATGCCCGATGATAACGATGTGGTGAGCCTGGACCCGCAGTTGGGGCCGCTCCAGGACAACGGGTGCGCCGTGCCCGCCGGATTTCCGGGGATGGCGCGCTGCGTCGATACCCATCTGCCATTACCGACCAGTCCGTCTCTGGCTGTCGGCTTGAATCCTCTGAATCTTCCTTTCGACCAACGTGGAGCGGGCTTTCCCAGACAGATCGGATCTCCCTCGACAATTGGCGCGCTGACCGTCCCGAGTGGTTTTGCCGATGAGACAATCCCCGTCTCCTTGCTGTCTTCGCCCGCCTTGCTGGCGTTTCTGGTTCTCGGGTTGATGCTCATCTCCGGCCAGGAGTTTGTTAGAAGGCCTGCATCATAG